The following coding sequences are from one Desertifilum tharense IPPAS B-1220 window:
- a CDS encoding Uma2 family endonuclease has translation MVQHLKPNPAIIYPDSDGQPMSDNTKQFRWIVVIKENLELLFADRPDVFVAGDLLWYPVEGDNKIRQAPDAMVIFGRPKGDRGSYRQWEEDQITPQVVFEIVSPGDRLRKMFNKFKFYEHYGVEEYYVYDPDTHELIGWLRSGNVFEVVEEMNGWVSPRLEIRFQLTSDTLEIYHPNGQRFLTFVEIAQLREQETQRAEQERQRAEREQRRAERLAEQLRALGVEPDEGE, from the coding sequence ATGGTACAACACCTCAAACCGAATCCTGCGATTATCTACCCCGACAGTGACGGTCAACCGATGTCAGACAATACTAAACAGTTTCGCTGGATAGTGGTCATTAAAGAAAACTTAGAACTTTTGTTTGCAGATCGTCCCGATGTGTTTGTTGCAGGCGATTTGTTATGGTATCCCGTGGAGGGTGACAATAAAATTCGCCAAGCCCCTGATGCAATGGTCATTTTTGGCAGACCCAAAGGGGATAGGGGGTCTTATCGCCAATGGGAAGAAGACCAGATTACACCCCAGGTTGTCTTTGAAATTGTATCTCCGGGCGATCGCCTCCGTAAAATGTTCAACAAATTCAAATTCTACGAACATTACGGCGTTGAAGAATACTATGTATATGACCCAGATACCCATGAATTAATTGGCTGGCTGCGTTCGGGTAACGTCTTTGAAGTGGTTGAAGAGATGAACGGTTGGGTGAGTCCTCGCCTAGAGATTCGCTTTCAACTGACCTCTGATACTTTAGAAATCTATCATCCCAACGGGCAACGCTTTCTCACCTTTGTAGAAATTGCCCAACTGCGCGAACAGGAAACGCAACGCGCCGAACAGGAACGCCAACGCGCCGAACGAGAACAGCGACGCGCCGAACGGTTAGCCGAACAGTTACGCGCCTTGGGAGTCGAACCGGATGAAGGCGAATAA
- a CDS encoding hybrid sensor histidine kinase/response regulator → MNPVSRNSIVLIVDDESSGFEVIEAHLFREAYEVVYLDSAKLAIQQLENIKPDVILLDVMMPELDGIEACRQIKAKRHCQQIPIIMVTALNAPEDLARAFAAGADDFITKPVSGVELRARVRSMLRIKQQYDALEATLHLREDLSNMIVHDLRNPLASILLSSELLLQYGVEGKTQEKVKTINLAARQLNSMINDLLILAKMESGQMLLNLVEVDLKQLVSKTIAQFEAIAQSRNQRLVSRLPELDQPILADASLLSRVLDNLLSNAIKFSPRRSTITLETQYLNCPPPQQVMIRTLDEGPGIDEAVKQRIFDKYEVGTLMSGVTQVGLGLAFCKMVIEAHQGSIFVEANQPKGSIFTITL, encoded by the coding sequence ATGAACCCAGTGAGTCGGAACAGTATAGTCCTCATTGTCGATGATGAATCCTCTGGATTTGAAGTCATTGAAGCTCATTTATTCCGGGAAGCCTACGAGGTTGTTTATCTAGACAGCGCCAAACTCGCCATCCAACAGCTAGAGAATATCAAACCCGATGTCATCTTACTCGATGTGATGATGCCCGAACTCGATGGGATTGAAGCGTGTCGTCAAATTAAAGCCAAGCGGCATTGCCAACAGATCCCCATCATCATGGTAACGGCACTCAATGCCCCGGAAGACTTAGCCAGGGCCTTCGCTGCCGGAGCCGATGATTTTATCACCAAACCCGTCAGCGGCGTGGAGTTACGCGCCAGAGTCCGCTCCATGCTGCGGATTAAACAGCAGTATGATGCCCTAGAAGCCACTCTGCACCTGCGGGAAGATTTATCTAACATGATCGTCCACGATCTCCGCAATCCCCTAGCGAGTATTTTATTAAGTAGCGAATTGCTCTTGCAGTATGGGGTTGAAGGCAAAACGCAAGAGAAAGTTAAAACCATTAATCTCGCAGCGCGCCAGCTCAATAGTATGATTAACGATCTGCTGATTCTAGCCAAAATGGAGTCAGGACAGATGCTTTTGAACTTAGTAGAAGTGGATCTTAAACAATTGGTGAGTAAAACGATCGCGCAATTTGAGGCGATCGCGCAATCGAGAAATCAACGCCTGGTGAGCCGCCTACCAGAACTAGACCAACCAATTCTCGCCGATGCGTCCTTACTGAGTCGGGTTCTAGATAACTTACTCTCGAATGCGATTAAATTCTCTCCCCGTCGCAGCACGATTACTCTAGAAACCCAGTATCTGAATTGTCCTCCTCCCCAACAGGTGATGATTCGGACATTAGACGAAGGACCGGGAATTGATGAAGCGGTGAAACAGCGAATATTTGATAAATATGAAGTCGGAACCCTCATGAGTGGCGTCACGCAAGTGGGTTTAGGATTGGCGTTTTGCAAAATGGTGATTGAAGCTCACCAAGGTTCGATCTTTGTGGAAGCCAATCAACCGAAAGGTTCAATTTTTACCATTACCCTCTAA
- a CDS encoding ZIP family metal transporter produces MPVLYLGLLGSLLAGLGTGVGALPIFFFDEITQRVQGILLGFGAGVMLAATSFSLIVPAIEAGVEQQGNRLFAALVVAIGILIGGIFLWLAHRYMPHEHFVKGPEGASTTRLKRIWLFILAITIHNFPEGLAVGVGFGGEQISNGIALTLGIGLQNIPEGFVVAIALATEKYSRRTAFLIALFTGLVEPMGGIVGASIVSVAQGVLPWALAFAAGAMLFVISDEIIPESHRLGCEKEATAGVMIGFVIMMFLDVTLG; encoded by the coding sequence ATCCCCGTTTTATATCTGGGTTTATTGGGTAGTTTGCTGGCTGGTTTAGGAACCGGAGTAGGAGCATTACCCATCTTCTTTTTTGATGAGATTACCCAGCGAGTTCAAGGAATTTTGTTAGGATTTGGGGCGGGTGTGATGCTTGCAGCCACCTCTTTTTCCTTAATTGTGCCTGCAATAGAAGCTGGGGTAGAACAACAGGGAAATCGCCTATTTGCAGCTTTGGTTGTAGCGATTGGAATTTTAATCGGGGGAATTTTTCTTTGGTTAGCCCACCGCTATATGCCCCACGAGCATTTTGTTAAAGGGCCTGAAGGTGCCAGTACAACTCGTTTAAAGCGGATTTGGCTGTTTATTCTGGCCATTACTATTCACAACTTCCCGGAAGGTTTAGCGGTGGGGGTTGGATTTGGTGGCGAACAAATTAGTAATGGAATTGCCCTAACTCTGGGCATTGGTTTGCAAAATATTCCTGAAGGATTTGTGGTGGCGATCGCCCTAGCCACTGAAAAATACTCCCGGCGGACGGCGTTTTTAATTGCCCTCTTCACTGGATTAGTTGAACCAATGGGGGGAATTGTTGGGGCAAGTATTGTCTCAGTGGCTCAAGGCGTTTTACCGTGGGCGTTGGCATTTGCTGCCGGAGCAATGCTATTTGTGATTAGCGATGAAATTATCCCAGAATCTCATCGGTTAGGTTGCGAAAAAGAAGCCACTGCTGGAGTGATGATCGGCTTCGTTATCATGATGTTTTTAGATGTGACGCTCGGTTAG
- the cruG gene encoding 2'-O-glycosyltransferase CruG, translating into MSASVVIDRSTIQGACELLLLLIQLPAIALLLSRLLKGPTRYPPIQPRPSQPQDIGTVSAVVPTLNEAQRISPLLVGLSRQSYELREAIVVDSHSQDGTPELVKAAGEQDPRFRLIQDDPLPPGWVGRPWALHTGYLASNPKSEWILGLDADTQPHPGLVAGLLEVAQAQGYDLVSLSPRFILKYPGELLLQPALLMTLVYRFGPTGTPETPERVMANGQCFLCRRSVLDALGGYAIARSSFCDDVTLARYAAQQGYKVGFLDGSEVLKVRMYDGAWDTWQGWGRSLDLKDASSRPQLWQDLAFLFAVQGLPLPMMALLLFWQLGGSASPILGYALGLNAFLVFIRFALGGAIASAYDRRDAQYPWLFWFSPLADPLAFLRIWLSSTQSSIQWRGREYQAK; encoded by the coding sequence GTGAGTGCATCCGTCGTGATAGACCGCTCAACCATCCAGGGGGCGTGCGAGCTGTTGTTACTCCTCATTCAACTTCCTGCGATCGCGCTGCTGCTGTCTCGCTTGCTCAAAGGCCCCACTCGCTATCCGCCCATTCAACCGCGCCCATCCCAACCCCAAGATATCGGAACCGTTAGCGCCGTCGTTCCCACCCTTAACGAGGCTCAACGGATTTCTCCCTTGCTGGTTGGGTTAAGTCGGCAAAGTTACGAGTTGCGAGAAGCGATCGTCGTCGATAGCCACTCCCAAGACGGCACTCCAGAGCTAGTTAAAGCCGCCGGAGAGCAAGATCCTCGGTTTCGGCTCATTCAAGATGACCCCCTGCCCCCAGGCTGGGTGGGGCGTCCGTGGGCCTTGCATACGGGCTATCTAGCGAGCAACCCAAAAAGCGAATGGATTTTGGGGTTAGATGCCGATACCCAACCGCATCCCGGTTTAGTGGCGGGCTTGTTAGAAGTGGCTCAAGCCCAGGGATACGATCTGGTTTCCCTGTCTCCTCGGTTTATTCTGAAATACCCTGGGGAACTTTTATTACAGCCAGCGTTATTAATGACGTTGGTGTATCGCTTTGGTCCAACCGGAACCCCTGAAACGCCCGAACGAGTGATGGCGAACGGTCAGTGCTTTTTATGCCGTCGATCCGTTTTGGACGCATTGGGCGGTTATGCGATCGCCCGTTCTTCCTTTTGCGATGATGTCACCCTCGCCCGGTACGCGGCGCAACAGGGTTACAAGGTCGGCTTTTTGGATGGTTCTGAAGTTCTCAAAGTCCGGATGTATGATGGCGCTTGGGATACCTGGCAAGGCTGGGGGCGATCGCTCGATCTCAAAGACGCTTCGAGTCGTCCCCAGCTCTGGCAAGATTTAGCCTTTCTGTTCGCCGTTCAGGGTTTGCCCCTACCCATGATGGCTTTGCTCCTGTTCTGGCAGCTAGGGGGAAGTGCTAGCCCCATTCTCGGCTATGCCTTGGGACTCAATGCCTTTTTAGTCTTCATTCGCTTTGCCCTAGGCGGTGCGATCGCCTCTGCTTACGATCGTCGAGACGCCCAGTATCCTTGGCTATTCTGGTTTTCCCCCCTCGCCGATCCCCTCGCGTTTCTCCGCATTTGGCTATCTTCAACCCAAAGTTCCATTCAATGGCGCGGGAGAGAGTATCAGGCCAAATAA
- the cysC gene encoding adenylyl-sulfate kinase, giving the protein MHSSGVTLWFTGLSGAGKTTLSQAVAEVLRRNGYRIEVLDGDIVRKNLSKGLGFSKSDRDENIRRIGFVAHLLSRNGVIVLVSAISPYQTIRDEVRDRIGNFVEIYVNAPLDVCEARDVKGLYKRARAGEIQGFTGIDDPYEVPVNPEIECRTDRETVTESVAKILVKLTEFGYLASVPPSREAEFFTSDSP; this is encoded by the coding sequence ATGCACTCCTCTGGCGTAACGCTGTGGTTTACAGGTTTAAGCGGTGCTGGCAAAACAACCCTCAGCCAAGCGGTTGCTGAAGTTTTGCGCCGTAATGGCTATCGTATCGAAGTGTTAGACGGCGATATTGTCCGGAAAAATTTGTCTAAAGGACTGGGGTTTTCTAAGAGCGATCGCGATGAGAATATTCGGCGGATTGGTTTTGTAGCGCATTTACTCTCTCGTAATGGCGTGATTGTCCTGGTTTCTGCCATTTCCCCTTATCAAACGATTCGCGATGAAGTGCGCGATCGCATTGGCAACTTTGTGGAAATTTACGTGAATGCGCCTTTAGATGTCTGCGAGGCGCGGGATGTCAAAGGCTTGTATAAACGAGCAAGAGCCGGAGAAATTCAAGGATTTACCGGCATTGATGACCCCTATGAAGTGCCTGTCAATCCTGAAATTGAATGCCGAACCGATCGAGAAACGGTTACTGAAAGCGTGGCAAAAATTCTTGTCAAACTCACTGAATTCGGTTATCTTGCTAGCGTCCCCCCCTCTCGTGAAGCCGAGTTTTTCACCTCAGACAGTCCTTAA
- the rnhA gene encoding ribonuclease HI yields MLVERKIASLYTDGACSGNPGPGGWGVVVNFNDGSVYEMGGSAAQTTNNRMELQAAIAALKLLAASGQSEAVSLYTDSEYVKKGITQWISSWKTKGWKTSQGKPVQNQDLWETLDRLNSQQVQWCYVQGHSNDVCNDRCDAIARAFAGGQTPSLRQAASVDSVSSNSIHPTGNKTIQSSSVPLDAVMTDSLATPTAEFLDNPPREVRVAQLRNLMETLQMAEEVASKGYLITSSELADLMDVNASAVTSRGDNWVWRNWVVSRVRREGNQILWQLERVD; encoded by the coding sequence ATGCTTGTTGAACGGAAAATTGCTAGCTTGTATACCGATGGTGCTTGCTCCGGAAATCCTGGCCCTGGTGGCTGGGGAGTAGTGGTTAACTTTAACGATGGTTCGGTTTATGAAATGGGCGGTAGCGCGGCTCAAACGACGAACAATCGCATGGAGTTACAGGCGGCGATCGCTGCTTTAAAACTACTTGCTGCTTCAGGACAATCTGAAGCAGTCAGCCTATACACCGATAGTGAATATGTCAAAAAAGGGATTACTCAATGGATTTCTAGTTGGAAAACAAAAGGATGGAAAACCTCCCAAGGCAAACCCGTTCAAAATCAAGACCTTTGGGAAACCCTCGATCGACTTAACTCCCAGCAAGTGCAATGGTGCTACGTACAGGGTCATTCCAATGATGTCTGTAACGATCGCTGCGATGCGATCGCCAGAGCCTTCGCAGGCGGCCAAACGCCCTCCCTGCGCCAAGCTGCATCAGTCGATTCAGTTAGCTCAAACTCTATTCACCCAACTGGTAACAAAACGATACAATCCAGTAGTGTCCCACTTGATGCTGTTATGACAGATTCACTTGCCACACCGACAGCGGAATTTCTCGATAACCCCCCCCGTGAAGTGAGAGTTGCTCAACTCCGCAACCTCATGGAAACCCTGCAAATGGCGGAAGAAGTTGCCAGCAAAGGCTACTTAATCACCAGTTCAGAACTTGCAGATTTAATGGATGTCAACGCCAGCGCCGTCACCAGTCGCGGCGATAACTGGGTTTGGCGAAATTGGGTGGTTTCCCGCGTTCGTCGCGAAGGAAATCAAATTCTCTGGCAACTCGAACGCGTTGATTAG
- a CDS encoding PAS domain S-box protein → MNRQIAQFFSPLNRSLTQLRQGNAIVMIPLSCLIGSLVIIGWLQYNTTKTESSVQHTQQVRLETQHLLTALLDAETEVRGYLLTNSTHFLDRYQYVIQTIPDTLSDLNDLVSDNPYQQQKLQAIRAQVMQRLNLLDKTLDHIHSQPDPLELNRLLLAGWRKMQATRSEIEGFLHEEERLNIQRTQRLQQQRDLSAIALLALATIGIGGSLLSAYLLRRLKQTLQEREERYRQLIELCPDGIFLEQNGQFVYANPATLQIYGANSLDELLGQSVLEFVHPDSRPAFSQRTQCLRDRPYTVPLMEEKLLKLDGETIYVEATASSLIDEGQLAAQFVIRDVTERKQIQQALFESKQRLDGILSSIEDIVWSVSLQRDRLLYLNVAVQNVFGYPVEAFFERPQLWIEMVDRRDRPLVENFNRVCIEQGYQEITYRIIRPDGETRWLHDRAKLAYDDRGVAVRIDGIVTDITERQRAEAEIRRLNETLARRVQETETRYQQIVELAEEGIWVIDGNGITTYVNQAMARMLDYPIEEMIGQPLFNFMVQSDRDLALANFTERKQGVAARHEFRFQTKNGDFVWTNISTSPVLDENQRMLWACALVYDITDRKQAEEDLRRSSERISLINAELARATRLKDEFFASMSHELRTPLNAILGLSEALLEEVYGDLNDRQKRSLTTIEKSGQHLLELINDILDLSKIESGKMELQTTRLNVKALCESSLNFIKQQAHQKQLKVNFDIPDEPIEIAVDERRMRQVLVNLLSNAVKFTPDGGQISLKVETQPENQTLILSVEDTGIGIAPDNIPKLFQPFVQLDSSLSRRYAGTGLGLSLVRRIVELHGGSISLVSEVDRGSTFTVSLPWQASQSPTEAPILLPNILNSANINHALIIEDSDPAAKQVARYLSELGTKVYIHPRGEGTLEVALQYLPDLIVLDLILPNLSGWEVLTQLKNHPQTRHIPILIVSVVDERQRAIALGANEYLVKPITRQQLQSSLAQIFSNPEAALIVTAVPEAIATPPLILIAEDNEANILTLHDYLQIHGFRVCLARNGLEAVLMVTQYKPQLILMDIQMPEMDGLEAIRRIRANPENAQIPIIALTALAMPGDRDRCLAAGAQEYMTKPVGLKKLVHQINQYLSS, encoded by the coding sequence ATGAATAGACAGATTGCCCAGTTTTTTTCTCCACTCAATCGCAGCCTAACTCAGCTAAGGCAGGGAAACGCGATTGTCATGATTCCCCTATCGTGTTTGATCGGTTCCTTAGTAATTATCGGTTGGTTGCAGTACAACACGACCAAAACAGAATCCTCTGTACAACACACTCAGCAAGTCCGCCTAGAAACCCAACACCTGCTGACAGCGTTGCTTGACGCAGAAACCGAGGTTCGCGGTTATTTATTAACCAACTCCACTCACTTTCTCGATCGCTACCAGTACGTTATTCAAACCATTCCCGATACCTTAAGCGATCTCAACGATCTCGTCAGCGATAACCCCTACCAACAACAAAAACTCCAAGCCATCCGCGCTCAAGTGATGCAGCGTTTGAACTTACTCGATAAAACGCTTGACCACATTCATTCTCAGCCCGATCCCCTGGAGTTAAACCGTCTTTTATTGGCGGGATGGCGGAAAATGCAAGCAACCCGCAGCGAGATTGAAGGCTTTCTCCACGAAGAAGAACGGCTCAATATTCAACGCACTCAACGCTTGCAACAGCAGCGTGACTTAAGCGCGATCGCCCTTCTCGCCCTCGCGACGATCGGTATCGGGGGATCGCTGCTATCAGCCTATTTGCTGCGCCGCCTGAAACAAACGTTGCAAGAACGCGAAGAACGCTATCGTCAGTTGATCGAACTGTGTCCGGATGGAATTTTTCTCGAACAAAATGGCCAATTTGTCTACGCCAACCCCGCAACGCTACAAATTTATGGGGCCAATAGTCTGGATGAATTGTTGGGTCAATCGGTTCTAGAATTCGTTCACCCCGATAGTCGTCCTGCGTTTAGTCAGCGGACTCAATGTTTGCGCGATCGCCCCTATACGGTTCCCCTGATGGAAGAAAAACTCTTAAAACTCGATGGGGAAACGATTTATGTTGAGGCGACGGCTAGTTCGTTAATTGATGAAGGTCAATTAGCGGCTCAATTTGTGATTCGCGATGTTACCGAACGCAAGCAAATTCAACAGGCTTTGTTTGAAAGCAAGCAGCGCCTCGATGGAATTCTCAGTTCTATTGAAGATATTGTTTGGTCTGTCTCGCTTCAACGCGATCGCTTGCTGTATTTGAACGTAGCGGTTCAAAATGTCTTTGGTTATCCGGTTGAGGCATTTTTTGAGCGCCCGCAGTTATGGATAGAAATGGTCGATCGGCGCGATCGCCCTTTGGTAGAAAACTTTAACCGCGTTTGTATCGAACAGGGCTATCAAGAGATTACCTATCGCATTATCCGCCCGGATGGGGAAACTCGCTGGCTGCACGATCGCGCCAAGCTGGCTTACGACGATCGCGGGGTTGCTGTCCGCATTGATGGCATTGTTACCGATATTACTGAACGCCAGCGGGCCGAAGCCGAAATTCGGCGGTTAAATGAAACCCTAGCGCGTCGCGTGCAAGAAACCGAAACCCGCTATCAGCAGATTGTAGAACTCGCAGAAGAAGGGATTTGGGTGATTGATGGCAATGGTATCACCACCTACGTCAACCAAGCGATGGCGCGAATGCTAGATTACCCCATTGAGGAGATGATCGGGCAACCGTTGTTTAATTTTATGGTTCAGAGCGATCGCGATCTCGCACTCGCAAATTTTACCGAACGCAAGCAGGGAGTCGCCGCGCGGCATGAGTTTCGCTTCCAGACGAAAAACGGGGATTTTGTTTGGACGAATATTTCCACTAGCCCAGTATTAGATGAAAACCAGAGAATGTTATGGGCTTGCGCGTTAGTCTATGACATTACCGATCGCAAGCAAGCCGAAGAAGACTTGCGACGCAGTAGCGAACGCATTAGTTTAATCAATGCCGAGTTAGCCCGCGCCACTCGCCTCAAAGATGAATTCTTTGCCAGCATGAGTCACGAGTTACGCACGCCTCTTAACGCGATCCTAGGGCTATCAGAAGCCCTGCTCGAAGAAGTTTATGGGGACTTAAATGACCGCCAAAAACGGTCTTTAACCACCATCGAAAAAAGCGGACAGCATCTTTTAGAACTGATTAACGACATCTTGGATTTATCCAAAATCGAATCCGGCAAAATGGAATTGCAGACCACTCGCCTTAACGTTAAAGCGCTCTGCGAATCTAGCCTTAACTTCATCAAACAACAAGCCCATCAAAAACAACTAAAAGTCAATTTCGACATTCCCGATGAACCCATCGAGATTGCCGTAGATGAGCGACGAATGCGGCAAGTTTTAGTCAATTTGCTGAGTAATGCGGTTAAATTTACCCCCGATGGCGGACAGATATCGCTCAAGGTAGAAACGCAACCCGAAAATCAAACCCTCATCCTCAGCGTTGAAGATACCGGAATTGGGATTGCACCCGACAATATTCCCAAACTCTTTCAGCCGTTTGTTCAACTCGATAGCAGCCTGTCTCGTCGCTATGCCGGAACGGGTTTAGGCTTATCTCTAGTGCGCCGTATTGTTGAACTGCACGGCGGTAGCATTTCGCTGGTTAGCGAAGTCGATCGAGGCAGTACGTTTACGGTCTCTTTACCGTGGCAAGCCTCGCAATCGCCAACGGAGGCTCCGATCTTACTTCCTAATATTTTAAATTCGGCAAACATCAATCATGCCTTAATTATTGAAGACTCCGATCCGGCAGCCAAACAAGTAGCCCGTTACCTATCAGAATTGGGGACAAAAGTCTACATTCATCCCAGGGGCGAAGGGACTTTAGAGGTGGCTTTGCAGTATCTCCCCGATTTGATTGTTTTAGATTTAATTTTGCCAAATCTTTCGGGTTGGGAAGTGTTAACTCAACTGAAAAATCATCCACAGACGCGCCATATCCCCATTTTGATTGTCTCTGTGGTAGACGAACGCCAACGCGCGATCGCCCTCGGTGCTAATGAATACCTCGTCAAGCCGATTACCCGCCAGCAGCTACAATCTTCTTTAGCCCAAATCTTTAGCAACCCTGAAGCCGCCTTGATTGTCACTGCGGTACCCGAAGCGATCGCAACTCCCCCCCTGATTTTGATCGCCGAAGATAACGAAGCCAATATTCTGACACTGCACGACTATCTACAAATTCACGGTTTTCGAGTGTGTTTGGCTAGAAACGGTTTAGAAGCCGTCTTGATGGTCACTCAATACAAACCACAACTCATCCTTATGGACATTCAAATGCCAGAAATGGATGGATTAGAAGCCATTCGTCGCATTCGAGCCAATCCAGAAAACGCCCAGATTCCCATTATTGCGCTGACGGCCTTAGCCATGCCTGGAGATCGCGATCGCTGTCTGGCGGCTGGCGCTCAAGAGTATATGACGAAACCTGTGGGCTTGAAAAAGCTAGTCCATCAAATTAATCAATATTTAAGTTCCTAA
- a CDS encoding Uma2 family endonuclease gives MYQSDPPLDPKTVLPTMYDLPSEDIQEAGLPDEYHSFQPQLLRETFQPPHYPENRIFVASDLNLYYDVRHPLWYKRPDWFAVLGVDRFYEQRELRMSYVTWQEGVNPFIGVELLSPGTEREDLGQTLREANQPPTKWEVYEQVLRVPYYIVFDRYTNQLQAFQLVGSRYAGLDVSEARVWIDEIQLGLGLWQGTYQGIERLWLRWYDVQGNWILTPEERIAERVEKERRRAERLAEQLRALGVEPDFEEE, from the coding sequence ATGTACCAAAGCGACCCACCCTTAGACCCCAAAACAGTCTTACCCACCATGTACGATCTTCCTAGCGAAGATATACAGGAGGCTGGATTGCCAGACGAATATCATAGCTTTCAACCTCAACTCCTCCGCGAAACATTTCAACCGCCTCACTATCCTGAAAATCGTATTTTTGTCGCTAGCGATTTAAACCTTTATTACGATGTCCGCCATCCCCTATGGTACAAACGCCCAGATTGGTTTGCGGTGTTAGGGGTCGATCGATTCTACGAACAACGAGAGTTGAGAATGAGTTATGTAACTTGGCAAGAAGGGGTCAATCCTTTTATTGGGGTTGAGTTGCTTTCCCCTGGAACAGAACGGGAAGATTTAGGACAAACGCTGCGAGAGGCTAACCAACCGCCCACAAAATGGGAGGTTTACGAACAAGTTTTGCGCGTTCCCTACTATATTGTTTTTGACCGCTACACTAACCAGTTACAGGCATTTCAGCTAGTGGGAAGTCGCTATGCAGGGTTAGATGTTAGTGAAGCGCGAGTTTGGATCGATGAGATTCAATTGGGTTTGGGACTTTGGCAAGGCACTTATCAAGGGATAGAACGCTTGTGGCTGCGCTGGTACGATGTCCAGGGAAATTGGATTTTGACACCTGAAGAAAGGATAGCCGAAAGGGTGGAGAAAGAACGGCGACGTGCTGAACGGCTAGCCGAACAGTTACGCGCTTTAGGAGTTGAACCAGATTTTGAGGAAGAGTAA
- a CDS encoding SPFH domain-containing protein — MSLFGKLRGEFIDIIEWLDPSNDTLAYRFERFQNEIKNGAKLTVRPGQTAVFVNEGQIADVFGPGMYSLTTQNLPILSTLQGWPYGFNSPFKAEVYFFNTKQFTNLKWGTSNPIMLRDADFGVVRVRAYGNYSIRIVDPAALLQELVSTDGLFQVDRVQDHLRNLIVTAFASWLGRSQIPIIDLAAHYRELGEQVRSGIQAEIQNLGIELSGLLIENVSVPETVEQALDKRASMGVLGNMQQYAQYQAANAVEQSAQNPGGGNSALDFGVGMAMGQQLANSFGQQTPHTPQTPPPPPTAQWYMAKNNQQLGPFDLNQLSQQGLTADTLVWRAGLAEWQPAVQVAELASILPPPVAPPIPQPQVARGEWYIFRNGESLGPFNINQLPEQGLSSRTNVRREGETEWVRARDVAELAPLLATLGE, encoded by the coding sequence GTGAGCCTCTTTGGTAAGCTTCGCGGCGAGTTCATTGATATTATCGAATGGCTCGATCCGTCCAACGATACCCTAGCGTATCGGTTTGAGCGCTTTCAGAACGAAATCAAGAATGGCGCAAAACTCACGGTTCGTCCGGGTCAAACGGCGGTTTTTGTTAATGAAGGACAAATTGCTGATGTCTTTGGGCCGGGGATGTACTCCCTGACCACCCAAAACTTGCCGATCCTGAGTACGCTGCAAGGGTGGCCCTATGGCTTCAACTCGCCATTTAAAGCAGAAGTCTATTTCTTTAATACCAAACAGTTCACTAACCTGAAATGGGGAACTTCTAACCCGATTATGCTGCGCGATGCCGATTTTGGTGTCGTTCGGGTACGGGCTTATGGGAATTACAGTATTCGGATTGTCGATCCGGCAGCTTTGCTACAAGAATTAGTCAGTACCGATGGCTTGTTTCAGGTAGATCGCGTCCAAGATCACCTGCGTAACCTCATTGTGACAGCATTTGCCAGTTGGTTAGGGCGATCGCAAATTCCCATTATCGATCTGGCCGCCCACTATCGCGAACTCGGCGAACAAGTCCGCAGCGGCATTCAAGCCGAAATCCAGAATTTAGGAATTGAACTTTCTGGCCTACTGATTGAAAATGTCTCTGTTCCCGAAACCGTAGAACAAGCCCTTGACAAACGCGCCTCAATGGGAGTCTTGGGCAATATGCAGCAATACGCCCAATATCAAGCCGCTAACGCGGTTGAACAGTCTGCCCAAAATCCTGGCGGTGGGAATTCTGCCCTAGACTTTGGCGTTGGAATGGCAATGGGACAACAGTTAGCCAACTCTTTTGGTCAACAAACGCCGCACACCCCGCAAACGCCCCCACCACCCCCCACCGCCCAATGGTACATGGCGAAAAACAATCAACAACTGGGGCCATTTGACCTCAACCAACTCTCTCAACAAGGTCTAACCGCCGATACCCTAGTGTGGCGTGCTGGGTTAGCAGAATGGCAGCCTGCGGTTCAAGTGGCAGAATTAGCTTCTATCCTACCGCCCCCCGTTGCGCCCCCCATCCCTCAACCCCAAGTGGCTCGCGGAGAATGGTATATTTTCCGCAACGGCGAATCCCTGGGCCCCTTTAACATTAACCAATTACCCGAACAAGGCTTAAGCAGTCGAACCAATGTCCGACGCGAAGGCGAAACCGAGTGGGTGCGGGCAAGAGATGTAGCAGAATTAGCCCCCTTGTTAGCCACTTTGGGAGAATAA